In Euphorbia lathyris chromosome 2, ddEupLath1.1, whole genome shotgun sequence, the sequence CGTATCAGTGAAGGATACGCGTGTCCCAGGAAAAAAAAACCTACTTCAAATGTCAAATTAAAACCTGCGATTCTTCAAATTCAAATTACAGCCGTTCAACTTCACCGATCGTGGTTATAGTTGATAGATTTGGAGAGCCAGAAACTCCAAAGGACAGGGGGAATTAATGCCAGAAGAAACTCCTAATTAATACAAAAACTCTCAAACTTCTCCATCCATCTATATAAATAGGGCTCCtaattatttagttatattacaaaaaatcatatatataaatatatttttaatatttataaatgtgccccaatatttttaatatttacacgtgtCCCCCACGTATCCGTGTcctgtgttttatagaaatgacGTTTCCCGTATCCGTATCCGTGTCGGATACCGTATCCGTGTCCGTGTCTGGGCAACATAGCATAGaacccacattttttattttccaaatcacAATTTCAGAAATTCCGCTGTCTAAACAGCTagacctaaatgacctcaaattcaaaattttcaagaatgaAGGGTTAACTACTATTGAAGTGGTCAAAGGCTAAGGGTTTTTTATGGTAGTAACGGTTAAAATTCAGGGATTTCTATATCCGATTTTGAAGTTTAAGGGCTATAAAGAAAGTAAACCAAAGTTGAGGGACCATGAATTCATATATAGAACACGAAACGAGAGAAGTGTAGAACACATATCATGgtcaaaattaactcatttgaaagTATAAAAAGTTTGACAAACTAAAACCATTCAATATTTCTCCTATAAACATTAGATGAAACATGGTAAAacactccaccagcagcaaaaTGTCAATAGGACAAACTCGTTGGGCTATAATGTTAGTAGCACTATAGTTCAGGGACcataaatgtaatttacccttactTATTAGGCATCCTTTTAGACAGAAACTTCACTTCTTCCAATCTTCCTCCAGCTTCTAAGGCAACTCTCAATACTTCTAAGCAGCTCAGCTCTCTGTGCTTTCCTTTCTCTACTAACTCATAATACAATTCAAATGCTTCTGAAAGTTTTTTCACTTTACAAAGACCTTCAATTACTCTGTTGCAGACATCAACATGAACATTCTGATCCTTTTCCAAACAAAACAGCAAAATCTTCTGTGCCTCTAGTAACTTTCTTCTCTTACACAAGAAGACAATCAATTCATCCATGTTAACCGCGTATCCGTTATCGTAAAGTAACCCAACAATCTTATAAGCTTTGTCTTTCAATCCACTGCCAAAGAGAAACATCACAGTTTGTGTTGATAGATTCACATTTTGTCTGATTCTTCCTTCCAACATCAATGCTATCAAGCTTGCTGAATCATTGGCAAGGCCCTTTTTCAGAAGTCCTGCAAGTATAGAGTGGAAAGTAGAAGCTTCAGGCACGTAAGAGCTCCTTATCATCTTCTCCAATGTTTGAAAAGCAAGAAGTGGTTCGTTCTTCTGCACGAGACCATCGATTAACAACTGATAGGTCTCGCAATCAGGTACAAAATCTCTTCTTAACATGAAGACCAAAAGCTCGTAACCGGCTTCAAATGCACCTTCCCTGCAGTGCCCCATTATCAAAATCTTATAAGACTCAGGATCTTGTGTTCCCCTTCTCATTAGCTGCCTGAAAACTCTTTCCGCCTTCTTAGTCTTCCCGTTTTTACACAAGTACTCAAAAATGGATTTGTATGCAGCAACCAAAGGTGTGCACCCATTGTCGCTTAACAGAATTTCTTCATCAAATAGCTCATCAAGTAACTCCTCTGCTCTCTCAAAATCCCCTCCTTGACACAAATTCCTAATCAGAACACTGTATGTAGCAGAATCTGGGTGGACATTCAAGGCGGACATCTTCTTGAAAATCTCCAATGCCTCGTTTAAATTCCCTGCATCGCAACGTGCGTTTATCAATGTATTAAATGTACAAGTATCAGGAGTAAAACCTCCACCCCCTAAAGTTCCCTCCAAAATCTCTTTGATCTTGTCAATCTTCTGCACTTCACAAAGACCCTTGATAAGTGTGTTATAAGTAACTTCATTTGGTTTTAATCCTTTCTGCACCATCTCTTCAAAAACAATCAAAGCCTCATCAATCTCTCGCTTCATACAATACCCTCTAACTAAAGTGGTGTAAGTAACAACATCAGGATTCAAATCCGCAGCTTTATTAACCATTCCCTTCACCACATTATGAGCAATCTTAACCTTCCCTGCCCTGCACAACCCATCAACAATCGTATTATAAGTTACAACATCAGGCTCACATTTAAAACTGGACATTTCCTTGAAAAATCTAAACGCCTCATCAACCATTGAATTCTTACAGAATCCTCTAATCAGAATGTTAAACGTATATATATCAGGCGTAACACCATATGTCCTgcgcatttcatcaaacacactATAGGCCAAACTTGTCCGTCCACGTTTAAGCAAAACAAGTAAAAGGCTATTAAATGTGACCACAGATGGAGAAACTCCAACAGATTTCATCGAAGCAAAAAGTTTTACAGACTCTTGAAACAATCCAGCTCTACCATAGCTTCTTATTAAGCTATTGAAGAACCTATCCTCCAGCTTAACCGTCCCATTGGACTTTCTCTTGATAGAGTAGAGAAAATTACGCGCTATATTAAGATTCCGAGCACGACCTAAGATTTCTAGCATCATGAAATAGGATTGATCGTCGTGGATGAATCCCTTATTTGGTACCCAATTGAAAAAATCAAGGGCTTTTGATGAAGATTTGATTAGGCGAAGCACTTGAAAGAAAGTGGTTTTCGAAATTGAAGGAGAAAGAGATAAAAGCGAAGACTCAAGCTCACTGGACCAAGGTTTGGAGTTAATGAGCCTAGCCATGGATTTAGCCTTCTTGGATTTTGTCGCGGTTCTTCGTAGTTTTTCGCAGCCATTGTCATCATCATTGTCCGCAATCTCCACAGAAGCGTAAGACCTGAATGGTTAGGTACTGATTAAGTTAACAGATTGCAGGAGAAACGAATTAAACTGAAATTCGGAGTACCTGATAATTACTTCAAGCTCTGGAGGATTGAGCTTGGAAAATTGCTTAGCAAAGAATGGCAATGCCCGACTTTGAGAAGTGGGAATAGTGATCATGAATTGAGACCAACTTCAAAATGTATCGAAGTGTGCGACTGAGATCAGTTACTAAGAATAGGTTGTTAATGGTGGTTGGAGCTTTTCCGATGCCGGAGAGCAAGCGGTTTCCCTCTTTTTAGTGGAGATAGATATAGCCCAAAACGAAAACTAACATAAATGTACCTGAACTCAATATTTAGGGCTTCGTACATACAAATGGATTTTTCCTCGTCTTTAGACTTGGAATGAAAGGTACAAGTTTCCATTAAATTTGGAAGTTGGGATCAATTTAATTCGGTTTTTaagttgataaatttatttaaattttgtaaaatttcgGGTATTAAAACTGATTGTATCTAgattaatttgtcaaaatttcAACTTGATGATTGAATTGATACAACTTTGATTTGGTCTAAATTGATTATGATTTTAAAGACTGTTTTGACCTTTAATTCGTGAGATTTGTATTAACCAGGGTGAAATTGAATATCTTATGTTTGGTTTCGTCACATGCATTATTCTGACATCAAAAACTTAGTCCTTGgtgtattgattttttttttggaaagggTATATATGCGAGTTGTTTATTTCAAGATATTGGCTGAATTGAACCAGTTGCGTTTTATTTTTCGCTTTTTACTATGAAAAATAAGGGACATGATCCCACGAATTACTTctgaaatcattttcaaattaTCTTTAAGAACGGTAGCAGTTCGTGATTCATACTTTGATTCTCTCTCAACCAATAACGGAGGACCATTAATATGGTTAAAACTAAACTGTTTGAAGTCTGGACTCAACATGGTTCTCTTTCTACTACAtatagttaataaaaaaaacgaacTCAAATAGTTAAAAACTGTTTTCAGTATAGAACACTCATGTCGAAAAAAGGATTtgaccttttttttttgaaaaatgagtACTCTTCTATTACTATCCAATCGATCAGATGGATTGGCTCCATGAATGTTTTTCTAAATACAACGTGAATGTAGCAATTTTTGCTATTTCCAATGTATGTGGGCCTGGCCAATGTTACATAGCGCTTTGGAAGCTTTTGTGAGCTATTTCAGCTCAATTGTGTATGGTCTGCATGATGCCAAGATTGTGGAAGTTCTTGTACTTAGGAAGAGTCTTATTTGGACTATTTATATTAACTTGTCTCACGTTGCTTTTGAGATGAATGCAAAGTTGGTGGGAGGTGGTGTAGCTTCCAATCGTCCATATTTATCTGATTTGGCAGCCTTTGTCAGGACGACTCTCCTCTGTTAACAAAAACGTTTTAGTCTCTTTTATTCCTAGATTAGTGAACGGTGGGTCTACTTAGTTGCTCAGCTTGAATTTATCAATGctaataatttttattcttttggtgTTCCTAATTGGCTTAGTGATGTTATTTCTAACAATTTTAATCGTATCTTTTAAATGTTTCGGTATTTTTTTTAAgggtactttttttttattaaataaatcttTGCACCATTTTTGGAATCCACCATCGTCGGTCAAGTTCTGATGTCGTCAATCAAGTGCATTGACCATTGTCGTCGGAGAATAAGGGTCACATTCATGGATTTCCTTCATTAAAGCAAGCTTGAGGAAATTGTAGGCCTACAACACTTTGACGCTTAGGGAAAATGATATTGGTTTATTTATGGAATTAGTTTAttgagtttttattttattttatttcacaaGATAATTTTGAAGGGTCTGCACTACTGCGACGGTACCTTTAAACTATATCCATATACAGATTAATCTTCGTCCTCTAATTGGTAGACACCTTAAATGGGTGGAACAGCTATATCCCAAAGATTTAAGATCGCTTCATGCCCAAAGTGAGGTTCGAAACCAGGGGCGGAGCCAACCGGAGCCCCTGACCACCGGCTCCACCATTGAATATCGGTGGTTCCGCCCATTGTAGCCCTCTGAAAttagtttatatatattctATGTAATATTATTTCAATACATTAAAGAAGATGAGACTGTTTAAGATGCATGCTCCAATTCAAGGGGTGTTAGATTCAACTCCCACCAACCCAGTATTGAACTTATAGAATTAAATAAGTCTACTTTTTTCACGTTGGACactttttaatgttttagtttaatatattaaacacTTATCAATCATTCAatatatattaagccttttgactgtttttatatattttttattattatttttaaaaaaaatatgatataaAGCTTAATTAATTGGTGAGGTCTTTATGATTGAGTGATTGTAGAGTTTAACCATTGGAATAGTTTAATAAAGGATTAAAGCACTATTTGACTCATGATCTATCCAAAATATTGGTTTTTGACCTATGAtctattatttgataatatttgctTCATAACCTATCCAAAATGTCAATTTTTGCACCTGaacctattatttggttacaTTTTCCTCctcacatatctaaaatttgtGAAATCTCAACCATCCACTCTGATTGAGATTTCACCAATTTTGGATAAATCAGAGGTAAAtgtaaccaaataataggtAAGGGAGCGAAAATAAAAGGTTTCTTTGGATGCTCTTGTGGAGTCAGACAGGGAGATCCACTATCTTCCATTCTGTTTGGGATAGCCGAAGATTTTCTAGGCAGGTGGATTACTAATTTGGTTGAAGAAGGCAGATTTGATCCAATGAAATACACCAGCACAGCTGCGTTCCCTTCTCACCTGTTATGATGATCTTTGGCAGAGCATcgacaaaaaatatgaaatgcaTTAAGGACTTCTTTAATATGTATGAAGAATTCTCTGGTCAAGCTGTCAACTGGAGCAAATCCCAAGTTCTATTTGGCAATTTCATTACCTCTGTGCGCAGAAATTGACTCTCAGACATCCTGGGCATTAGGCAGACAAACCTTCCGTTTAATTATCTGGGCGTTCCTCTGTTTCAAGGAGCCCCTAGATCTCGATTGTTGAATCCTATGATTGACAAATTTCTCAGTAAATTCAGTCTTTGGAGGGGGCAATCTCTCTCTTTTGCTGGTAGGCTCACCCTGATTAAATCTGCTTTAACTGGCGCTCTTGTGCATTCATTTCTTCTGTATCGTTGGCCTGCCTCTCTAATTGCACGAGTTAACAGAGCTATCCGCAACTTCCTTTGGACGGGGGATAGGGATCGAAGAAAGCTCATTGTAGTTCCTTGGAGAACTTGCTGTCAGCAAATTGCAAATGGTGGTTTGGGTATCAAAGACTTCAGAATTTTTAACACTGCCCTTCTTGCTAAATTCAGTTGGGATCTCATACAAGGTAATGGTTTTATCATCAATATGATTAGACTCCGATTCCTCGAGCCATCTGGGATGCCTAAAAAATACATTGCAAATTCTTCCATCTGGTCTTCGATAAGAGCAAATTTTGATATAATTAAAGAAGAATCAGTTTAGTGGTTTGGAGAAGGTTCGAATCTGAATTTCTGGACTGACAGATGGATTGTGCCATCGGTTGCAGATCAGATTGACATCCCTAAAAAGTCACAGGCAAAGCTATATGATCCTATTCAGAACTTCAGGCTGAACGGTGCTTGGATTAACTTGCAAGAGCTTCCTATTCAAATTCAGATTAACATCAACCAAGTGGAAGCTTTTAAAGGAAATGACCTATGCGTTTCGCAGCCGTCGGATTCTGGAAGACTCACGACTCGCTCAGTATATTCGCATCTTCTTCAGGGTGATTTGGTTGCGTGGAGCAAGTTTATCTGGAACTCTTTCGTCCCTCCCTGCCGTGCCGCCACATGCTGGAAGCTGCTGCATGGCAAACTTGCTCTCCAATCCCTGTTGCAATCTTACGGCTTCTCTATGGCTCAACGTTGTGAACTATGCAAAAATAAGGAAGAAAATGCTTCTCATTTATTCGTGAGTTGCGTTGTTGCAAAGGAGCTTTGGTATTTGATTTTCAATGTCTTTGATAATTAACTGCAGTCTCAATTCTTGCTTTGCTAATTTTTTCTCCACGATTCATGAAATACGAGTTAGACGCAGTAGGAGAAAAAGATGGATTTTTGCTGTCATTACCTGCACGTGGTTCATCTGGCATATACGAAACCGTGCTATTTTTGACGGTGagcttccttcaatccaaaatttaaaatataggcTACTGCATCTAATTAATGAGGGTTGCGCCACTGTTGTGGCCGATAATCGACCGCCCCCTGATCCCGATTATGCTGTTGTGCATTGGATTGCCCCGCCGGTTAATTGGTTGAAGGTAAACATAGATGGAGCTTCGTGTGCAACTGGTAATGCCGGGGCAGGTGGAGTTTTTCGAAACTCTAGGGGTTTTGTTCTCGGCTGCTTCGCTTTCCCTATTCAGAATTCGCCCGCTCACATAGCAGAACTCAAAGCGATTGCCTTTGCAGTCAAAGCCGCGTGGGAAAGAAATTGGCGGAGCATTTGGATCGAATCAGACTCATCTTATACCGTTCAACTGTTGAACAATAACCAGGCAGAGGTTCCATGGAGAATCAAAAGAGAATGGCAAGCTTGTCTAAATCAGCTTTCGACAATGAATTGGAGAGCCACTCATATTTTCAGGGAAGGGAATCAAACAGCGAATAGGCTTGCGAGTCATGGGCAATCGGCTTCCTCTACCTGCTGGTGGCATTCGGCACCTCACTTCTGTCAGGCCCTAGTGTTTGACGATATTTGCAATGTAGCGCATATTCGCTTTCTGTAAtctcttgctttcttttttttcttctttcttcctacTTCtgtacttttttcttttctttattaataaaagggTTGTTGGTTGTgctgggggtgccaacctagttgggatgtccggccttccttcgcgtcccaaccttcattcaaaaaaaaggAGCGAAAATAAATAGCTCAACTCTTATAGGGGAGTAATCAGAACCAGCGTAAATTCAGTAATTCTAGgtaggggtgggcacggttcggttaaccggtccattaggcaaaaaaattaaccgaaccgttatcaacggttttttaaccatccaaaccgaaaccggtccatatcaatcggttaaccattaattttggttaggtttttcggttaaccGTTTTTAAACCAATTCTCAttagttaaccaaaaatcaacggttaaatttttacccaaacctaaatttttaaacaatattaaaatacacataatttcaaaaattcaaatgaaacgaattcatataaaagtttagaattcaaacataagtaccgaattaaaaaaacaatccatcaagtttacatttaaaacataaagaaatgtaaacaatatttcgtcaaagtacttattacaacataaagcagtataatctatgttatatttttttgaataaaGATTGGGACGCGAAGGCAGGccggacatcccagctaggctGGCACCCCCAACACCATCAacaacccgaatattattagaaagaatgaaaaaataCAGAGTGggagagaaaaaggaaaaaaaaaagaaagaataaaGCAAAAAGTTACAGAACACGAATGTGAGCTACATTGCAAATGTCATCAAATACAAAGGACTGACAGAAGTGAGGCGCAGAGCTCCACCAACAAGCAGAAGAGACAAATTTCCTGTGATTAGCCAACCGATCCGCTGCTTGATTCCCTTCTCTATAAATATGAGTAGCTCGCCGGTTCATATCAGCCAACTGAGCTAAACAGTCTTGCCAGTCCCTCCTAATCCTCCAAGGCACGTCGGTTCTGTTATCGTTTAGAATTTGCACAGCATAAGCTGAATCTGATTCAATCCATATGTTTCTCCAATTTCTTTCCCAAGCAGAGTTAACAGCAAAAATGATCGCCTTTAGCTCAGAGATATGAGCTGAAGTGAATGAAACAAGAACTGCAAAGCAGCCAACAACGAAACCTctcgagtttctaaaaattcCTCCCATGCCTGCATTACCATCGGAGCTCACAGCCCCATATGTATTTAATTTAAGCCAATGTGCCGGTGGTGCTATCCAGCGAACAGTAGCAAAGTCAGGCTCGGGGGGCGGACGCTCAGAAGAAACAGCAGCATCGCGCCCTTCTCTGATGAGAATCAGAAGCCTGTGTTTaagattttggattgaagggaggtcTGAGTCGAAAATAGCTCGGTTTCTGACCGACCAGATGTACCAAACGTAAGTTACTACTGCACAGTTCCATTTTCTCCTTCGACTTCTCCTAATTCTTAACAGCCGCAACATATTAAAGAAGTCAGCAAAGTTAATAGAAAAGCTGCAAGTTATGCCAAACAAGGTAAAAATCACCGCCCACAACTCCCTGGCAACGGGACAGCCAACAAATAAATGAGATAACGACTCATCTCCATTCTTGCATAGCTCGCATCTCTGAGCCAAATGAAAGCCAATCTTTTGCAGTTGATATTGGAGAGCCAATTTGCCGTGAACCAGCTTCCAGCATGTGGCTGATCGACTAGGGGGAACAAAGGAGTTCCAAATGAACCTGCTCCAAATAGCATGAGTTCCCGTAAGGAGATTGTCGTAGAACAGCTTGGCTGTAAGCTTGCCCGAGTCCGACGGTTCCCAAATACAGGAGTCCTGTCACGTcctggataaattggagactcctaagtattgattatgatctttctatttcacgcccgatgccgattgaggtcgtttaaggtcgggtgtgacaagtCCGAACCAGTTACCGTGATCTGATTAACTGTATTTTGTATGTCTGTTGGCAGTGATTGTAGATTAGACCATGATCCATTATGTCTGTAGTTGTGAATGGGCTCATAAAGATTGACCTGAGTTTGAACTGGTATATTCATTTGATCGGCAACGGAAGGTACCACCCATCTGTCAGTCCAAAAGTTCAAATTTGACTCTTCACTGATCCACCAAACGGTATCCTGTCTAATATCCTCAAAATTAACTCTCAAAGAGGACCAAATAGATGAATTAGCAATGTATTTTTTAGCAATTCCAGAGACCTCAAGGAACCGATGACGAAGCATGTTAATAACGAAGCTCTGCCCCTGAATCAATTCCCAGGTGAATTTTGCAAGAAGAGCAGAGTTAAAAATTATGTAATCCTTGATACCCAATCCTCCATTAATCATCTACTGACAGCAAATTTTCCAAGGGACCGTTATCAGCTTCCTACGATCCCTGTCTCCCGTCCACAGAAAATTACGGACAACCTTGTTAATCCTTGAGATAAGAGACTCAGGCCAGCGATATATGAGAAATGAATGAACTAATGCACCAGTCAGAGAAGATTTAATTAGAGTAAGTCTATCGGCAAAGGATAAAGAATGCACACGCCATAAACTGAACTtgctaagaaatttgtcaatcAAGGGATTCAGATATCTAGCTCTAGGGGCTCCCTGGAATAGCGGAACACCTAGATAATTGAAGGGAAGAGAAGCATGTGTGATGTTCAAAATAGCAGACAGCCGGTTCCTACGCAACATAGGTATAAAATTGCCGAATAACACCTGAGATTTGTTCCAATTGACAGCCTGGCCAGAGTATGATTCATTCATTCTGAAAATATCCCTGATACATCTCATGTTTTTTGTCGAAGcacaaacaaaaatcatcatatCATCAGCATACAGTAGATGAGAGGGAAACACAGATCTGCAAGTGTACCTCATAGGATCTAATCTGCCTTCATCCACCAGTTTTGATATCCATCTTCCTAGGAAGTCTTCAGCAAGCCCAAACAAAGTGGAAGATAGCGGATCCCCTTGCCTTACACCACAGGAGCAGCTAAAATAGCCTTTGATTCCACCCCCAAGAGCAATGGAAATCCTAGCAGATCTCAGAATCTCCAGAATCCAACTTCTAAATGTCAGAGAGAAACCAAAGGATTCAAGGATTGCCAACAGGAAATTCCAATCAAGAGTGTCGAAAGCCTTCCGAATGTCAATTTTCAGAGCCATGTTACCCCCAAAGCATTTCTTCTTAAGCAAATTTACTCCCTCGAAAGCCGCGGCAATGCAATGATGAATGCTTCTGCCTGCTATGAAACCAAACTGATTGTCAGAAATAATTTTAGATGCAATTGGAGCAAGCCTGTCAGAGATAATCTTCGAGATAATTTTGTAGTTGAAGTTTCCCATTGCCACAGGGCGAAATTGCTGAATTTCATTTGCTCCTTCTACCTTGGGAATGAGTGCAATGATGCTCGAGTTCATCCCAGGCAGCATGTATCCAGAGTTGAAAAAATTGAAAACCATCTGACAAACATCATGGCTGACAATATCCCAGTAGTGTTGGTAGAACAATCCCCCAAACCCATCCGGTCCAGGCGAGCTGTCTCTGCTCATGCTGAATACCACCTTCCGAACCTCATCACTGGTAGGACACTGAATTAGAAGATCATTGTCAATGTTTGTCAAGCTATGAGGGATGACTGAGCTGATGTCCTCATAATTAGCTTGCCATAAGCTACCCGTGAATAATGATTCATAGTAATTTACCACATGCTGAGCAATGACCTGCTCATCTTTGACAATCACATTGTCAATCAGCAAACTGTCTAGGGAGGACTGAACCTTTCTAATTTTGGCAGAATTGTGAAAGAACTTGGAGTTCCGATCACCCACAGCAAGCCATTTCTCCCTGCTTTTGTTTCTAAGGAGGAGCTCTTGTCTGTAAAGTTGCAGGTCAAGATCCTGTTGAGCTTCAAGCTCGTGTGAATAGTGAGTATCACTTAGACCCTCGTGAGAAATTAAGCTTTGAATTTCCTCAAGCTTGGCCATCGCAACACTTATATTGCTATCTACAGCTCCAAAAACCTCTTTGTTCCAAGTTCTAATCTTAGGCCTAAGAGTCTTGAGCTTATGACAGAGCAGTTGAGCAGGTGGAAGAGGGATGTTGCTCGAGGTCTAGTGATCAGAAACAATCTTATGTAAAGAGCTATCCGTAGTCCACATCGAGAGAAATCTGAATCTGCTTTTTCTGGTTGCCCCAGAGGCACAAGAGAGAAGGATGGGGCTATGGTTAGCTTGCCATAAGCTACCCGTGAATAATGATTCATAGTAATTTACCACATGCTGAGCAATGACCTGCTCATCTTTGACAATCACATTGTCAATCAGCAGACTGTCCAGGGAGGACTGAACCTTTCTAATTTTGGCAGAATTGTGAAAGAACTTGGAGTTCCGATCACCCGCAGCAAGCCATTTCTCCCTGCTTTTGTCTCTAAGGAGGAGCTCTTGTCTGTAAAGCTGCAGGTCAAGATCCTGTTGAGCTTCAAGCTCGTGTGAATGGTGAGTATCACTTAGACCCTCGTGAGAAATTAAGCTTTGAATTTCCTCAAGCTTGGCCATCGCAGCACTTATATTGCTATCTACAGCTCCAAAAACCTCTTTGTTCCAAGTTCTAATCTTAGGCCTAAGAGTCTTGAGCTTATGACAGAGCAGTTGAGCAGGTGGAAGAGGGATATTGCTTGAGGTCCAGTGATCAGAAACAATCTTGTGTAAAGAGCTATCTGTAGTCCACATCGAGAGAAATCTGAATCTGCTTTTTCTGGTTGCCCCAGAGGCACAAGAGAGAAGGATGGGGCTATGGTCTGACTTGCTGCGAGGAAGAACTGCGCAATTAAGCCTATCCCAATCATCAATGAAATTGTCATTAGCCAATACCCTATCAAGCTTACATTCCACATGATCAGCTCCTCTTCTTCCATTCGACCAAGTGAATTGCAAACCAGTGCTTTCAACTTCAGTTAAACCTCCATTTCGAATGAATTCTCTGAAATCGCGGCAGCTGCTCTCAAAAGGGCTTCTACCAGTTTTCTCATGGGCCCCAGTAACCGTGTTAAAATCTCCCAGAACAATCTTTTTATCACAATTATCGACTGAGAGAAGAGAGTCCCAGAGAATTCGTCTCCTGCCAGCATTGTTATtaccataaacaaagaaaatttGGTAATTAGCGTGAATGGAATTGTACCTCATCGTGATATGCTGATCATGACTGGTAATAACAGAACACCGATTCAAAGTGCCAGTCTTACAGAGGATCCATATAGAATTTAGATCATTGTGAGCAACAGGCTGCATGCCAATAGAGTTCCAGAACAAGTTAGAAATTTTGTCAAATTCAACCATAGGCTCAGATAAACATAGAAGATCCAGATGATGAGTTTTGCAAATCAATTTGAGGGCTCTCTGAGTTCCCAGGTTCAAAATCCCCCTGCAATTCCAATACAGGATATTCATATGAATTTAATAGGGGGCCGGACACTCCCTTTGAGTCTCGAGTCAGTGCTTTTACTCTTTGCTTTCTTGCGATTTGTGATCCAATCACTATTCTCAGCCGCATAATCTTTTACTATGCATAATTCTCTGTTATGAGATCGGATCATATGCTGTGTCCACTCAGGggattcattaagaaaatttacCTCCTTTGGAAGCCCAGTCGAAAGCCGAAATCCCAACTGTTCAGATTTGGACTCATCTTTCCTGTCGTCGTCACTGCAATCTCCCCAGTCCTCTCCTACCTCAGCTTCCTTTAATTCAGAGCTGTGCAACACTAGCTGTAAGCAATC encodes:
- the LOC136216660 gene encoding pentatricopeptide repeat-containing protein At1g02060, chloroplastic, whose product is MITIPTSQSRALPFFAKQFSKLNPPELEVIIRSYASVEIADNDDDNGCEKLRRTATKSKKAKSMARLINSKPWSSELESSLLSLSPSISKTTFFQVLRLIKSSSKALDFFNWVPNKGFIHDDQSYFMMLEILGRARNLNIARNFLYSIKRKSNGTVKLEDRFFNSLIRSYGRAGLFQESVKLFASMKSVGVSPSVVTFNSLLLVLLKRGRTSLAYSVFDEMRRTYGVTPDIYTFNILIRGFCKNSMVDEAFRFFKEMSSFKCEPDVVTYNTIVDGLCRAGKVKIAHNVVKGMVNKAADLNPDVVTYTTLVRGYCMKREIDEALIVFEEMVQKGLKPNEVTYNTLIKGLCEVQKIDKIKEILEGTLGGGGFTPDTCTFNTLINARCDAGNLNEALEIFKKMSALNVHPDSATYSVLIRNLCQGGDFERAEELLDELFDEEILLSDNGCTPLVAAYKSIFEYLCKNGKTKKAERVFRQLMRRGTQDPESYKILIMGHCREGAFEAGYELLVFMLRRDFVPDCETYQLLIDGLVQKNEPLLAFQTLEKMIRSSYVPEASTFHSILAGLLKKGLANDSASLIALMLEGRIRQNVNLSTQTVMFLFGSGLKDKAYKIVGLLYDNGYAVNMDELIVFLCKRRKLLEAQKILLFCLEKDQNVHVDVCNRVIEGLCKVKKLSEAFELYYELVEKGKHRELSCLEVLRVALEAGGRLEEVKFLSKRMPNKLSISKMSKPETNGSSGHHSAHIRRAPTPGKAAILAVGKAFPSQLIPQDCLVEGYIRDTKCEDVSIKEKLERLCKTTTVKTRYTVMCKDILDKYPELATEGSPTIKQRLDIANPAVVEMAKEASLSCIKQWGRPVEDITHIVYVSSSEIRLPGGDLYLSSELGLRSDVSRVMLYFLGCYGGVTGLRVAKDIAENNPGSRVLLTTSETTILGFRPPNKARPYDLVGAALFGDGAAAVMIGANPEMDRECPFMELNYAVQQFLPGTQNVIDGRLSEEGINFKLGRDLPQKIEDNIEEFCKKVISKGELSTTDFNKLFWAVHPGGPAILNRLEATLKLNGDKLECSRRALMDYGNVSSNTIFYVIEYMRDALKNKKADGEEWGLALAFGPGITFEGILLRSL